In Chitinibacter sp. SCUT-21, a single genomic region encodes these proteins:
- the uvrA gene encoding excinuclease ABC subunit UvrA has product MYRPASLEPDQPMIRIRGARTHNLKNVSLDLPRGKLVVITGLSGSGKSSLAFDTLYAEGQRRYVESLSAYARQFLQLMEKPDVDLIEGLSPAISIEQKATSHNPRSTVGTVTEIHDYLRLLFARVGTPYCPEHDQPLQSQTVSQMVDHVLALPEDTKLMVLAPVVIGKKGENVDLFEELRAQGFVRVRVDGEVFELDETPKLDKNKKHTIEVVIDRLKVRADLQQRLAESFETALRHADGRAIAVEMDSGQEHWFSAKFACPVCSYSLPELEPRLFSFNNPMGACPSCDGLGQKTFFDPKRVVAHPEISLAAGAIKGWDKRNQFYFQMLTSLATHYGFDTATPWEELDSKLQHIILHGSGREEIAFIYMNERGSKFERVHSFEGIIPNLERRYRETDSMSVREELAKYQNNQVCPVCDGARLRKEARHVRVGGNNLHALSRLALRDTLHFFQSLELEGSKAQIAEKIVKEISERLGFLVNVGLDYLCLERSADTLSGGEAQRIRLASQIGSGLTGVMYVLDEPSIGLHQRDNDRLIGTLMHLRDLDNTVIVVEHDEDAMRAADYLVDMGPGAGVHGGQVIAVGTPEEVFNNPDSITGQFMTGKRKIAQPEQRRVPDPERWLHLIGATGNNLKDVTLELPVGLMVCITGVSGSGKSTLINDTLYSIAARDLNGAGCEPAPYREVKGLEHFDKVINVDQSPIGRTPRSNPATYTGLFTPIRELFAGVPVARERGYGPGRFSFNVKGGRCEACQGDGVIKVEMHFLPDVYVPCDVCHGLRYNRETLEVHYKGKSITEVLNMTVEDALEFFSAVPTVARKLQTLLDVGLGYIRLGQSATTLSGGEAQRVKLALELSKRDTGRTLYILDEPTTGLHFHDIDLLLKVVQRLSSHGNTVVVIEHNLDVIKTADWVIDLGPEGGAGGGQIVATGSPEDVARNMASHTGLYLARALGIPRE; this is encoded by the coding sequence ATGTATCGCCCTGCTTCGTTAGAGCCAGACCAGCCGATGATCCGCATTCGCGGCGCGCGGACGCACAATTTAAAAAACGTTAGCCTCGATCTGCCACGCGGCAAATTGGTGGTGATTACCGGCCTCTCGGGTTCGGGCAAATCATCGCTGGCGTTTGATACCTTGTACGCCGAAGGCCAACGCCGCTATGTTGAATCGCTGTCGGCCTACGCGCGGCAATTCTTGCAATTGATGGAAAAACCGGACGTTGATTTGATCGAGGGCCTCAGCCCCGCGATCTCGATCGAACAAAAAGCCACCAGCCACAACCCGCGCTCCACGGTGGGCACCGTCACCGAAATTCACGACTACCTACGTTTGCTATTCGCCCGCGTCGGCACGCCCTACTGCCCCGAGCACGATCAGCCGCTGCAAAGCCAAACTGTCAGCCAGATGGTCGACCATGTGTTGGCGCTGCCCGAAGACACCAAGCTGATGGTGCTCGCGCCGGTGGTGATCGGCAAAAAAGGCGAAAACGTCGATTTATTTGAAGAGCTGCGCGCGCAAGGCTTTGTGCGCGTGCGCGTTGACGGCGAAGTGTTTGAGCTTGATGAAACGCCCAAACTCGACAAAAACAAAAAACACACGATTGAAGTGGTGATCGACCGTCTCAAAGTGCGTGCTGATTTGCAGCAGCGCTTGGCCGAAAGTTTTGAGACCGCACTGCGCCACGCCGATGGCCGCGCGATTGCGGTGGAGATGGATTCAGGCCAAGAACATTGGTTCTCGGCCAAATTTGCCTGCCCGGTCTGCAGCTACAGCCTGCCCGAACTTGAGCCGCGTTTGTTCTCGTTTAACAACCCAATGGGTGCGTGTCCAAGCTGTGATGGCTTGGGGCAAAAAACCTTTTTCGACCCGAAACGCGTTGTGGCGCACCCCGAAATCAGCCTCGCCGCTGGCGCGATCAAGGGCTGGGATAAGCGCAATCAGTTTTATTTCCAGATGCTGACCAGCCTAGCAACGCATTACGGTTTTGACACCGCCACGCCGTGGGAAGAACTAGATAGTAAATTGCAGCACATCATCCTGCACGGCTCGGGCCGCGAGGAAATTGCGTTTATTTATATGAACGAGCGCGGCAGCAAGTTCGAGCGCGTGCATAGCTTTGAAGGCATTATTCCGAATCTGGAACGCCGCTATCGCGAAACCGATTCAATGTCGGTGCGTGAAGAACTCGCCAAATACCAAAACAACCAAGTCTGCCCCGTTTGCGACGGCGCGCGCCTGCGCAAAGAAGCCCGCCATGTACGGGTCGGGGGTAACAACCTGCACGCCTTATCTAGATTGGCCTTGCGAGACACACTGCACTTCTTCCAAAGCTTGGAATTAGAAGGCAGCAAGGCGCAGATTGCCGAAAAAATCGTTAAAGAAATCAGTGAGCGCTTGGGCTTCTTGGTCAACGTCGGCCTCGATTATCTATGCCTAGAGCGCAGCGCCGATACGCTATCGGGCGGCGAAGCGCAGCGGATTCGCCTTGCCAGCCAAATTGGCTCCGGCCTGACCGGCGTGATGTACGTGCTCGACGAGCCTTCGATCGGCCTGCACCAGCGCGATAACGACCGACTGATCGGTACGCTGATGCACCTGCGCGATTTGGATAACACGGTGATCGTCGTCGAGCACGACGAAGACGCGATGCGCGCCGCCGATTATCTGGTCGACATGGGCCCGGGTGCGGGCGTGCACGGCGGGCAAGTGATCGCGGTGGGTACACCGGAAGAAGTCTTCAACAACCCTGATTCGATCACCGGCCAGTTTATGACCGGCAAGCGCAAAATCGCGCAGCCGGAACAGCGCCGCGTACCCGACCCAGAGCGTTGGCTGCATCTGATCGGCGCAACCGGCAATAATCTAAAAGACGTGACGCTCGAATTACCTGTTGGCCTGATGGTCTGCATCACCGGCGTCTCGGGCTCGGGCAAATCGACGCTGATCAACGACACGCTGTACAGCATCGCCGCGCGCGACTTGAACGGCGCCGGATGCGAGCCTGCGCCGTATCGCGAAGTGAAAGGCTTAGAGCATTTCGACAAAGTCATCAACGTCGATCAATCGCCAATCGGGCGCACGCCGCGCTCGAATCCGGCCACCTACACCGGCCTGTTTACGCCGATCCGTGAGCTATTTGCCGGCGTTCCCGTCGCGCGCGAACGCGGCTACGGCCCGGGGCGATTCTCGTTCAACGTCAAGGGCGGGCGCTGCGAAGCGTGTCAGGGCGATGGCGTGATCAAGGTGGAAATGCACTTCTTGCCCGACGTGTACGTGCCGTGCGACGTCTGCCACGGCCTGCGTTACAACCGCGAAACGCTGGAAGTGCACTACAAAGGCAAGAGCATCACTGAAGTGCTGAATATGACGGTCGAAGACGCGCTCGAATTCTTCAGCGCCGTCCCCACCGTGGCGCGCAAACTGCAAACGCTGCTCGACGTCGGCCTCGGTTACATCCGCCTCGGCCAAAGCGCGACGACGCTATCGGGCGGTGAAGCGCAGCGTGTCAAACTCGCGCTCGAACTCTCAAAGCGCGACACCGGCCGCACGCTGTATATCTTGGACGAACCCACCACCGGCCTGCACTTCCACGACATCGACCTGCTACTTAAAGTCGTTCAGCGCCTATCCAGCCACGGCAATACCGTGGTGGTGATCGAGCACAATCTGGACGTGATTAAAACGGCGGATTGGGTGATTGATCTAGGGCCAGAAGGCGGTGCAGGCGGCGGCCAAATCGTCGCCACCGGCAGCCCAGAAGACGTCGCACGCAATATGGCGAGTCATACGGGGCTGTATTTAGCGAGGGCGTTGGGGATTCCGAGGGAATAA
- a CDS encoding KAP family NTPase gives MTTDLIDKSKFADWKKTHQWNSCLLNREKYGKFLLTYLIEEKNGYVLNIDSRWGSGKTEMLRRLYVEAMAQHHPCVFVDAWVSDFSNEPLQVVASELLTQLSALNEVAGETFDQVSAAIGKFLKGTAIVAAGFATKKLLDDASMGIEGVKQILEKDPKDYLACITSDFNEQINAINSIKSELAALAESLRVNMQCQLPIFVFIDELDRCRPNYAVELLESIKHFFNVSGFVFVVATDTSQITHAIKVIYGEGFDSETYLRRFFDRIASLPESNVSDYIRTLKPEYSNVLEYFDLYPKDFNYWVTELSLVYELSLRDVDQLLARFFGCLRAKKQEVEEGFPINLVSILVLLIEFSHYKDIYEARNGGAKAPNMEFLSRKKINTESARVLIDDALCCETKIEFKNDFGHPYPKYPDEAHFYRKMSEGRNTSFYTALAKYSAEKNRREIELNTQDYLELVELSASLK, from the coding sequence ATGACCACAGATCTCATCGATAAGTCTAAATTTGCAGATTGGAAAAAAACGCATCAATGGAACTCATGTCTGCTCAATAGAGAAAAATATGGCAAGTTTCTACTCACTTATTTGATTGAAGAAAAAAATGGTTATGTACTCAACATTGATTCACGTTGGGGCTCCGGTAAAACAGAAATGTTGAGGCGTTTGTATGTGGAGGCAATGGCACAGCACCATCCCTGTGTATTTGTTGATGCTTGGGTTAGTGATTTTAGTAATGAACCATTGCAAGTGGTGGCCAGTGAACTCCTCACCCAGCTTTCCGCTCTCAATGAAGTTGCTGGGGAAACGTTTGATCAAGTAAGCGCAGCAATTGGCAAATTTCTAAAAGGTACAGCTATTGTTGCTGCTGGTTTTGCAACAAAAAAACTACTGGATGATGCTTCAATGGGCATTGAGGGAGTGAAGCAAATATTAGAGAAAGACCCAAAAGATTATCTTGCGTGCATTACTAGCGATTTTAACGAGCAAATAAATGCCATTAATTCGATAAAATCGGAGTTGGCAGCTCTAGCTGAGTCACTAAGAGTAAATATGCAATGCCAATTGCCAATATTTGTATTTATTGATGAATTAGACCGCTGTCGCCCGAATTATGCAGTCGAGCTACTTGAGTCAATAAAACATTTTTTTAATGTTTCAGGTTTTGTTTTTGTTGTAGCAACAGATACATCACAAATAACACACGCGATTAAAGTTATTTATGGAGAAGGCTTCGACTCTGAGACCTACTTACGTAGGTTTTTTGATCGAATTGCAAGTCTACCTGAATCAAATGTTTCAGATTATATTCGTACTTTAAAGCCAGAATACTCTAATGTTTTGGAATACTTTGACTTATATCCGAAAGATTTTAATTATTGGGTGACAGAGCTGTCTTTAGTTTATGAGTTGAGCCTACGTGACGTTGATCAGCTGTTGGCGCGTTTTTTTGGCTGTCTAAGAGCAAAAAAGCAAGAGGTTGAAGAAGGGTTTCCTATTAATTTAGTAAGTATTCTTGTGCTGCTGATCGAGTTTTCACACTACAAAGATATTTATGAAGCACGTAATGGTGGAGCTAAAGCACCAAATATGGAGTTTCTGTCGAGAAAAAAAATAAATACTGAAAGTGCAAGAGTGCTAATTGATGATGCGCTTTGTTGTGAGACGAAAATTGAATTTAAGAATGATTTTGGGCATCCTTATCCGAAGTATCCAGATGAGGCTCATTTTTATCGAAAAATGAGTGAGGGGCGCAATACTAGCTTTTATACTGCACTTGCAAAATACTCAGCCGAGAAAAATCGAAGAGAAATTGAACTTAACACTCAGGATTATTTGGAGTTGGTTGAGCTTTCCGCATCGCTTAAATAA